A single region of the Streptomyces sp. NBC_01803 genome encodes:
- a CDS encoding choice-of-anchor P family protein: protein MMHILRAAATAALTGALLLTVSGSARAQADDTPVPASSSGLGVFARLGDVDVAEAYAAYPEGPARITVETVELGTLGAAHNVTATASGDDRRGRSAAEAGVESARLDLGETVLRTGHIRAGCSTGLGAAPVGAVALGDAVFSLPAEPDVTLAEAPAPNTTLELPGLGRVVLNEQITEADGSLTVNAFHLTLAEGELTLGSTNCGTRTETVTLTGVAHDADTDTDTDTTAADGAEPTGVAGVQFEIVDGTGLVLGGCVTGAAGRCGVDFVPEDGADVYVCVTDVPDGYVMPTADEVCSGPYRVAAGDDVVMGRPFELKRAV, encoded by the coding sequence ATGATGCACATCCTGCGCGCCGCCGCCACCGCTGCCCTGACGGGGGCGCTTCTCCTCACCGTCTCCGGATCGGCCCGGGCCCAGGCCGACGACACCCCCGTCCCCGCGTCGAGCTCCGGCCTCGGCGTCTTCGCCCGGCTCGGCGACGTCGACGTGGCCGAGGCGTATGCCGCCTACCCCGAGGGCCCGGCCCGGATCACCGTCGAGACCGTCGAGCTGGGCACCCTGGGTGCCGCGCACAACGTCACCGCGACCGCCTCCGGCGACGACAGGCGGGGCCGCAGCGCCGCCGAGGCCGGGGTCGAGAGCGCGCGCCTCGATCTCGGGGAGACCGTTCTGCGCACCGGCCACATCCGCGCCGGCTGCTCGACCGGCCTGGGCGCGGCCCCGGTCGGCGCGGTAGCCCTCGGCGACGCCGTCTTCAGCCTCCCGGCCGAGCCCGACGTGACCTTGGCCGAGGCCCCGGCGCCGAACACCACGCTCGAACTGCCCGGCCTCGGCCGCGTGGTGCTCAACGAACAGATCACCGAGGCCGACGGCTCACTGACCGTCAACGCCTTCCACCTCACCCTGGCCGAGGGCGAGCTGACCCTCGGCAGCACCAACTGCGGCACCCGGACCGAAACCGTCACCTTGACCGGCGTCGCCCACGACGCCGACACCGACACCGACACCGACACCACCGCCGCCGACGGCGCCGAGCCGACCGGTGTCGCCGGCGTCCAGTTCGAGATCGTCGACGGGACCGGCCTGGTCCTCGGCGGCTGCGTCACCGGCGCCGCCGGCCGGTGCGGGGTGGACTTCGTGCCCGAGGACGGCGCCGACGTGTACGTCTGCGTCACGGACGTCCCCGACGGGTACGTGATGCCGACCGCCGACGAGGTCTGCTCCGGGCCGTACCGGGTGGCCGCCGGGGACGACGTCGTCATGGGCCGGCCCTTCGAGCTGAAGCGCGCCGTCTGA
- a CDS encoding SDR family oxidoreductase: MAARPVALVTGVGRSAGIGAAVAEGLAAGGWDVAFGYWTPYDRRMPWGADDGAVGAVAARLRGLGARSAGFEADLSDPEAPARLFDAAEERLGSVTALVLGHCESTDSGILDTTVESFDRHFAVNARATWLLIREFALRFTGPRGTGRIVALTSDHTAGNLPYGASKGALDRITLAAARELADLGVTANVVNPGPTDTGWMTEELKADVVRRTPLGRLGTPRDCARLVAFLCSPEGGWINGRLLHSDGGFSA; the protein is encoded by the coding sequence GTGGCGGCCCGCCCCGTCGCGCTGGTCACCGGCGTGGGCCGGTCGGCCGGGATCGGCGCCGCGGTGGCCGAGGGGCTGGCGGCGGGTGGCTGGGATGTGGCGTTCGGGTACTGGACTCCCTATGACCGCCGGATGCCGTGGGGCGCCGACGACGGCGCGGTCGGCGCGGTGGCGGCGCGGCTGCGCGGGCTCGGCGCCCGGTCGGCCGGGTTCGAGGCCGATCTGAGCGACCCGGAGGCGCCCGCCCGCCTCTTCGACGCCGCCGAGGAGCGGCTGGGGAGCGTCACCGCGCTGGTGCTCGGCCACTGCGAGTCCACCGACTCCGGAATCCTGGACACCACCGTGGAGAGCTTCGACCGCCACTTCGCCGTGAACGCCCGCGCGACCTGGCTGCTGATCAGGGAGTTCGCGCTGCGCTTCACCGGCCCGCGCGGCACCGGCCGGATCGTCGCTCTGACCAGCGACCACACCGCGGGGAACCTGCCGTACGGCGCCAGCAAGGGCGCCCTGGACCGCATCACGCTGGCCGCCGCCCGGGAGCTGGCCGATCTCGGCGTGACCGCCAACGTCGTCAACCCCGGCCCCACCGACACCGGCTGGATGACCGAGGAGCTGAAGGCGGACGTGGTCCGGCGCACGCCCCTGGGCCGCCTCGGCACGCCGCGCGACTGCGCGCGCCTCGTCGCGTTCCTGTGCTCCCCGGAGGGTGGCTGGATCAACGGTCGGCTGCTGCACAGCGACGGGGGTTTCAGCGCGTGA
- a CDS encoding small secreted protein: MNKKLAVTLSGCATLVVLTLSACGGDGGDDTDEWARNVCEQLQPQVERIEAANAAITEASEGNRSAEEVREADSTAFQDVSDAYAALADAVDEAGDPPVDNGTELRENAVTALRGLSDSYAELKESIDGLDTSDQGDFAEGLRDIAEQLQALGQSGDEALSELQSGELGEAMSRQEGCRGPSASASASPEEENGE; this comes from the coding sequence GTGAACAAGAAGCTCGCGGTCACACTGTCGGGTTGCGCGACGCTGGTCGTCCTCACGCTGTCGGCGTGCGGCGGCGACGGCGGTGACGACACGGACGAGTGGGCCAGGAACGTCTGTGAGCAGTTGCAGCCCCAGGTCGAGCGGATCGAAGCCGCCAACGCCGCCATCACCGAGGCGAGCGAGGGCAACCGTTCCGCGGAGGAAGTGCGGGAGGCCGACTCCACCGCCTTCCAGGACGTCTCCGACGCCTACGCCGCCCTCGCGGACGCGGTCGACGAGGCCGGCGACCCGCCCGTCGACAACGGCACGGAGTTGCGCGAGAACGCCGTCACCGCCCTGCGCGGCCTGTCCGACTCCTACGCCGAGCTGAAGGAGAGCATCGACGGCCTCGACACCTCCGACCAGGGCGATTTCGCCGAGGGCCTGCGGGACATCGCCGAACAGCTCCAAGCGCTCGGCCAGAGCGGTGACGAGGCGCTGAGCGAGCTTCAGTCCGGCGAGCTCGGGGAGGCGATGAGCCGTCAGGAAGGCTGCCGCGGCCCCTCCGCCTCGGCCTCCGCGTCCCCGGAGGAGGAGAACGGCGAGTGA
- the tmk gene encoding dTMP kinase, whose protein sequence is MTRAEQPEVVDPARGATDEALAADSRERARRALLQVPGLRRLWEAAFAGGIGDALAQLVLILLSVQAALYVPEDGGEPIFGGEYRGVALAVTVALAVRLLATGLAGVLLLGPLVGLLAPSGPLDRRWTMVGADAVRAVLLIVAPLWIDWVPDSAYVYILLTVLVTGSAERIWAVTRDSVAPALLPVPPPEGAAVRPLPDHHEALRRLWLRSGYVAIPLAAATLLGAALVSNLLATGLDWFSTHQAALASYVAAGFFAASISVLYFLRLPGAESRRPGSPLEGLRRPAVGSAPDKGRTGAVPVLILGCAAVAAAVAAAVALGVLRVGDQGGGPVSFGLLVLGLTGGVVIGVRLAPAVLPALSRRRLFALALALTGLGLFGTGLIADPATVLFTAAATGLVAGVAANTGHVLLDQETEAFRRPRLTQHLNAVVRLAVAVALVAAPLAAAFIGPHRVERGDFVIQHGGAAFTLMIVGALLLPVAAVVLGRTDDRRGVPFGRDLASALGGGSRTDRSAPAATGFFIAVEGGDGAGKSTQVEALAEWIRSKGHEVVVTREPGATPVGQRLRAILLDVASGGLSDRAEALLYAADRAEHVESVIRPALERGAIVVSDRYTDSSIAYQGAGRDLSSTEVARISRWATAGLVPHLTVLLDVSPETARERFTEAPDRLESEPNEFHQRVRAGFLALAAADPARYLVIDAGQDPASVTTAARHRLDQMLPLSEAEVRALEEARRRAEEEARRRAEEERRRKEEEERLERERQAELARLRAEEEERLRREEEERQLAEEARRIEEARRVAEEARRLAEEERRRREAEERLRREEEERRRREAEEEARLRAQAEERRREKQRKAEEALVRAEQARLASAAAASAASTAGPEAGASEPSGASGQSGAKEPDSAETVQIPLANPDNEETAIIPRGEGPDAVRETRPLPQIGGADRAAPPPPPTAPPAPPVPSAPSASGPRSRREWAEETPLDDVPTLADELLGPHRDEDDGEEGGRARRG, encoded by the coding sequence ATGACGCGAGCAGAGCAACCCGAGGTTGTCGACCCCGCCCGCGGCGCCACCGACGAGGCGCTCGCCGCGGACTCACGCGAGCGCGCGCGGCGGGCACTGTTGCAGGTCCCCGGCCTGCGTCGGCTGTGGGAGGCGGCGTTCGCCGGCGGTATAGGCGACGCCCTCGCCCAGCTCGTGCTGATCCTGCTCTCCGTTCAGGCCGCCCTCTACGTGCCGGAGGACGGTGGCGAGCCGATCTTCGGCGGTGAGTACCGCGGTGTGGCGCTGGCCGTCACCGTCGCGCTCGCCGTGCGACTGCTGGCCACCGGCCTGGCGGGCGTGCTGCTGCTCGGCCCGCTCGTCGGCCTGCTCGCGCCGTCCGGACCGCTGGACCGCCGCTGGACGATGGTCGGCGCCGACGCGGTCCGCGCCGTGCTGCTGATCGTGGCCCCGCTGTGGATCGACTGGGTGCCCGACAGCGCGTACGTCTACATCCTGCTCACCGTTCTCGTCACCGGTTCGGCGGAACGGATCTGGGCCGTTACCAGGGACAGCGTCGCGCCCGCCCTGCTGCCCGTCCCGCCGCCCGAGGGCGCCGCCGTCCGGCCGCTGCCCGACCACCACGAGGCGCTGCGCCGCCTCTGGCTGCGCAGCGGCTATGTCGCGATCCCGCTGGCCGCCGCCACGCTGCTCGGCGCGGCCCTGGTGAGCAACCTGCTGGCCACCGGCCTCGACTGGTTCTCCACCCACCAGGCGGCCCTGGCCTCCTATGTGGCGGCCGGTTTCTTCGCCGCCTCGATCTCCGTCCTGTATTTCCTGCGGCTGCCGGGTGCCGAGTCCCGGCGGCCGGGCTCGCCGCTGGAGGGCCTGCGCCGCCCCGCCGTCGGCTCCGCTCCCGACAAGGGCAGGACCGGCGCCGTTCCGGTGCTCATCCTCGGCTGCGCGGCCGTCGCCGCCGCCGTCGCCGCGGCCGTCGCGCTCGGCGTGCTGCGCGTCGGGGACCAGGGCGGCGGCCCGGTGTCATTCGGGCTGCTGGTGCTGGGCCTCACCGGCGGGGTCGTGATCGGCGTGCGACTCGCGCCCGCCGTGCTGCCCGCGCTGTCCCGGCGACGGTTGTTCGCGCTGGCCCTGGCCCTCACCGGGCTCGGGCTGTTCGGCACCGGCCTGATCGCGGATCCGGCCACCGTCCTGTTCACCGCCGCCGCCACCGGTCTGGTGGCCGGCGTCGCCGCGAACACCGGACACGTGCTGCTCGACCAGGAGACCGAGGCGTTCCGCAGGCCCCGGCTCACCCAGCACCTGAACGCGGTGGTGCGCCTCGCCGTCGCGGTGGCGCTGGTCGCGGCCCCGCTGGCCGCCGCGTTCATCGGCCCGCACCGGGTGGAGCGCGGGGACTTCGTCATCCAGCACGGTGGCGCCGCGTTCACCCTGATGATCGTCGGCGCGCTGCTGCTGCCCGTCGCCGCCGTCGTGCTCGGCCGCACCGACGACCGGCGCGGCGTGCCGTTCGGGCGCGATCTGGCGAGCGCGCTGGGCGGCGGCTCCCGGACCGACCGGTCGGCGCCCGCGGCCACCGGGTTCTTCATCGCCGTCGAGGGCGGTGACGGCGCCGGCAAGTCCACCCAGGTGGAGGCGCTGGCGGAGTGGATCCGCAGCAAGGGCCACGAGGTCGTCGTCACCCGCGAGCCCGGCGCCACCCCGGTCGGCCAGCGGCTGCGGGCGATCCTGCTGGACGTCGCCTCCGGCGGGCTGTCCGACCGGGCCGAGGCCCTGCTGTACGCGGCGGACCGCGCCGAGCACGTCGAGTCGGTCATCCGGCCGGCCCTGGAGCGCGGCGCCATCGTCGTCTCCGACCGGTACACCGACTCGTCGATCGCTTACCAGGGCGCCGGCCGCGACCTGTCCTCCACGGAGGTCGCACGGATCTCGCGGTGGGCGACGGCCGGGCTGGTGCCGCATCTGACGGTGCTGCTGGATGTGTCGCCGGAGACCGCGCGCGAGCGGTTCACCGAGGCGCCGGACCGGCTGGAGTCCGAGCCCAACGAGTTTCACCAGCGGGTGCGGGCCGGGTTCCTGGCGCTGGCCGCCGCCGACCCGGCGCGTTATCTGGTGATCGACGCCGGCCAGGACCCGGCGTCCGTCACCACCGCCGCGCGGCACCGGCTCGACCAGATGCTGCCGTTGTCCGAGGCCGAGGTGCGCGCTCTGGAGGAGGCGCGGCGGCGCGCCGAGGAAGAAGCGCGCCGGCGTGCGGAGGAGGAGCGCAGGCGCAAGGAGGAGGAAGAGCGCCTGGAGCGCGAACGCCAGGCGGAGCTCGCGCGGTTGCGCGCCGAGGAAGAGGAGCGGCTGCGGCGCGAGGAGGAGGAGCGGCAGCTCGCCGAGGAGGCGCGCCGCATCGAGGAAGCGCGCCGGGTGGCCGAGGAGGCCCGCAGGCTCGCGGAGGAGGAGCGCCGTCGCCGGGAGGCGGAGGAGCGGCTGCGGCGCGAGGAGGAGGAACGGCGCCGGCGCGAGGCCGAGGAGGAGGCACGGCTGCGCGCCCAGGCCGAGGAGCGGCGCCGGGAGAAGCAGCGCAAGGCCGAGGAGGCGCTAGTGCGGGCGGAGCAGGCGCGGCTGGCCTCGGCGGCGGCTGCGTCGGCCGCGTCGACGGCGGGACCTGAGGCCGGGGCGTCGGAGCCGTCCGGGGCGTCCGGGCAGTCCGGTGCCAAGGAGCCGGACAGCGCGGAGACCGTGCAGATTCCGCTGGCCAACCCCGACAACGAGGAAACGGCGATCATCCCGCGCGGTGAGGGCCCCGACGCGGTGCGGGAGACCCGGCCGCTGCCGCAGATCGGCGGCGCGGACCGGGCGGCCCCGCCGCCTCCGCCGACCGCGCCCCCCGCACCTCCTGTGCCGTCCGCGCCGTCCGCCTCCGGGCCGCGCTCGCGGCGGGAGTGGGCGGAGGAGACGCCGTTGGACGACGTCCCGACGCTGGCGGACGAGCTCCTCGGTCCGCACCGGGACGAGGACGACGGCGAGGAGGGCGGCCGGGCCCGGCGCGGTTGA
- the topA gene encoding type I DNA topoisomerase produces MSPTSETANGGRRLVIVESPAKAKTIKGYLGPGYVVEASVGHIRDLPSGAAEVPAKYKGEPWARLGVNVDEDFEPLYVVNSDKKDQVKKLKELLADSDELYLATDEDREGEAIAWHLKEVLKPKVPVRRMVFHEITRDAIRAAVNNPRELNQLLVDAQETRRILDRLYGYEVSPVLWKKVMPRLSAGRVQSVATRLVVERERERIAFRSAEYWDLTGTFTPAPGDGPFDARLIAVDGRRVAQGRDFGPDGQPRNPGQVQQLGEESARALAAALTDTAFAVRSVEAKPYRRSPYAPFRTTTLQQESSRKLGMGAKSTMQVAQRLYENGFITYMRTDSTTLSDTAVSAARTQVTQLYGAEYLPDRPRVYASKVKNAQEAHEAIRPSGDRFRTPAETGLTGDQYRLYELIWKRTVASQMKDAVGQSVAVRIAGTSADGKDCEFGATGKVITFHGFLKAYVEGADDPNAELDDRERRLPPVAEGDPLGARDITADGHATKPPARYTEATLVKELEEREIGRPSTYATIIGTILDRRYVFKKGTALVPSFLSFAVVNLLEQHFGRLVDYDFTARMEDDLDRIATGDAEAVPWLRRFYFGEAPDGGAAVGGAADAGNGDGDHLGGLKELVTDLGAIDAREISSFPVGDGIVLRVGRYGPYVEAPPEPDGEPGEPGKRADVPDDLPPDELTVDLAKELLAKPSGDFELGADPVSGHQIVARDGRYGPYVTEVLPEGTPTTGKNAVKPRTASLLKSMSLDSVTLEDALRLLSLPRVVGTDPESGQEITAQNGRYGPYLKKGTDSRSLTSEEQLFTVTLDEALSIYAQPKQRGRAAAKPPLKELGEDPVTGQPVVVKDGRFGPYVTDGETNATLRRDDDPETITPERGYELLAEKRAKAPAKKTAAKKTAAKKTAAKKAPAKKTTAKKAPTKKTAAKKMAAGETPAGETRAGAADATAKKATDRKAPAKKAAAKKATSARSSTSARE; encoded by the coding sequence TTGTCCCCGACCAGCGAGACCGCGAACGGCGGCCGTCGACTCGTCATCGTCGAGTCGCCCGCCAAGGCCAAGACGATCAAGGGCTACCTCGGCCCCGGATATGTGGTCGAGGCCAGCGTCGGGCACATCCGCGACCTGCCGAGCGGCGCCGCCGAGGTGCCCGCCAAGTACAAGGGCGAGCCCTGGGCCCGGCTCGGCGTGAACGTGGATGAGGACTTCGAGCCGCTGTACGTCGTCAACAGCGACAAGAAGGACCAGGTCAAGAAGCTCAAGGAGCTGCTGGCCGACTCCGACGAGCTCTATCTCGCCACCGACGAGGACCGCGAGGGCGAGGCCATCGCCTGGCACCTCAAGGAGGTCCTCAAGCCCAAGGTCCCCGTCCGCCGCATGGTCTTCCACGAGATCACCCGCGATGCCATCAGAGCCGCGGTGAACAACCCCCGCGAGCTCAACCAGCTTCTCGTCGACGCCCAGGAGACGCGCCGCATCCTCGACCGCCTCTACGGCTACGAAGTCTCGCCCGTGCTGTGGAAGAAGGTCATGCCCCGGCTCTCCGCGGGCCGGGTGCAGTCCGTGGCGACCCGGCTCGTCGTCGAGCGGGAACGGGAGCGCATCGCGTTCCGCTCCGCCGAGTACTGGGACCTGACCGGCACGTTCACCCCCGCGCCCGGTGACGGGCCGTTCGACGCGCGGCTGATCGCCGTGGACGGCCGGCGGGTCGCGCAGGGCCGGGACTTCGGCCCGGACGGGCAGCCGCGCAACCCCGGCCAGGTCCAGCAGCTCGGTGAGGAGAGCGCCCGCGCGCTGGCCGCCGCGCTGACGGACACGGCGTTCGCGGTCCGCTCGGTCGAGGCCAAGCCGTACCGCCGCTCGCCGTACGCGCCGTTCCGCACCACCACGCTCCAGCAGGAATCCTCCCGCAAGCTCGGGATGGGCGCGAAGTCCACCATGCAGGTCGCCCAGCGCCTGTACGAGAACGGCTTCATCACCTATATGCGGACCGACTCCACCACCCTGTCGGACACCGCCGTCTCCGCCGCCAGGACCCAGGTCACCCAGCTCTACGGCGCCGAGTACCTGCCGGACCGGCCGCGGGTCTACGCGAGCAAGGTGAAGAACGCGCAGGAGGCGCACGAGGCGATCCGCCCCTCCGGGGACCGCTTCCGCACGCCCGCCGAAACGGGTCTGACGGGCGATCAGTACCGCCTGTACGAGCTGATCTGGAAGCGGACCGTCGCCTCCCAGATGAAGGACGCGGTCGGCCAGTCCGTCGCCGTCCGGATCGCGGGCACCAGCGCGGACGGCAAGGACTGCGAGTTCGGCGCGACCGGCAAGGTCATCACGTTCCACGGCTTCCTCAAGGCGTACGTCGAGGGCGCCGACGATCCGAACGCCGAGCTCGACGACCGCGAGCGGCGGCTGCCGCCCGTCGCCGAGGGCGACCCGCTCGGCGCGCGGGACATCACGGCCGACGGTCACGCCACCAAGCCGCCGGCGCGCTACACCGAGGCCACGCTGGTCAAGGAGCTGGAGGAGCGGGAGATCGGCCGCCCGTCCACCTACGCCACGATCATCGGCACCATCCTCGACCGGCGCTATGTCTTCAAGAAGGGCACGGCGCTCGTTCCCTCCTTCCTCTCCTTCGCCGTCGTCAACCTGCTCGAACAGCACTTCGGGCGGCTGGTCGACTACGACTTCACGGCCAGGATGGAGGACGACCTCGACCGCATCGCCACCGGCGACGCCGAGGCCGTGCCGTGGCTGCGCCGCTTCTACTTCGGCGAGGCCCCCGACGGTGGCGCGGCCGTCGGCGGCGCGGCCGACGCGGGGAACGGCGACGGCGACCACCTCGGCGGGCTGAAGGAGCTGGTCACCGACCTCGGCGCGATCGACGCGCGGGAGATCTCGTCGTTCCCGGTCGGCGACGGCATCGTGCTGCGCGTCGGCCGGTACGGACCGTACGTGGAGGCGCCGCCGGAGCCGGACGGCGAGCCGGGGGAGCCGGGCAAGCGGGCCGACGTGCCCGACGACCTGCCGCCGGACGAGCTGACGGTCGACCTGGCCAAGGAGCTGCTGGCCAAGCCCAGCGGCGACTTCGAGCTGGGCGCCGACCCGGTCAGCGGCCACCAGATCGTCGCCCGCGACGGCCGGTACGGACCGTACGTCACCGAGGTGCTGCCCGAGGGCACGCCGACGACCGGGAAGAACGCGGTCAAGCCGCGCACCGCCTCGCTGCTGAAGTCGATGTCGCTGGACTCCGTCACGCTCGAAGACGCGCTGCGGCTGCTGTCCCTGCCGCGCGTGGTGGGCACCGACCCCGAGTCGGGGCAGGAGATCACGGCGCAGAACGGGCGGTACGGCCCGTACCTGAAAAAGGGGACGGACTCGCGTTCGCTGACGAGTGAGGAGCAGCTCTTCACCGTCACGCTGGACGAGGCGTTGTCCATCTACGCGCAGCCGAAGCAGCGGGGGCGGGCCGCGGCCAAGCCGCCGCTGAAGGAGCTGGGCGAGGACCCGGTGACCGGGCAGCCGGTGGTGGTCAAGGACGGGCGGTTCGGGCCGTATGTGACGGACGGGGAGACGAACGCGACGCTGCGCCGCGACGACGACCCGGAGACCATCACGCCGGAGCGCGGGTACGAGCTGCTGGCGGAGAAGCGCGCCAAGGCGCCGGCGAAGAAGACCGCCGCCAAGAAGACCGCCGCCAAGAAGACAGCGGCGAAGAAGGCCCCGGCCAAGAAGACCACCGCGAAGAAGGCGCCGACGAAGAAGACCGCCGCCAAGAAGATGGCGGCGGGGGAGACGCCGGCGGGGGAGACGCGGGCCGGCGCGGCCGACGCGACCGCGAAGAAGGCGACGGACAGGAAGGCTCCGGCGAAGAAGGCCGCCGCGAAGAAGGCCACGTCGGCCAGGTCGTCGACGAGCGCGCGGGAGTAG
- a CDS encoding DUF7059 domain-containing protein, whose amino-acid sequence MSITPLPPPVAGLGAPRLREALLAASFTPDGLLDLLGAPAHAALARGETVPARRATRGVDAPSAVLTRLFLLRRPVPLAEARHALPLDAALGDGWLARDGDEVRATVDVRPYAGDDGQDWWIVSDALGHRGEARDIVLGVGGASTTLAGLTPRHPVGRVLDLGTGCGVQALHATRHAARVTATDVNPRALRMAALTLALSGAPAADLREGSLFEPVKDEENAYDLIVSNPPFVISPTRAGDGGGLTYRDGGMAGDELCRTVVRESAAHLADGGWCQLLANWQQVDGEDWRERVADWVPPGCDAWIVRREEQDVTQYTELWLRDAGAHRGDQAAYEEAYAAWLEEFAARRTHAVGFGWITLRKSGAARPSLVIEDWPHTVEQPLGDTIRTHFARRDFLRAHDDAALLRARYVLADGVVQEQLGTPGDEDPEHVVLRQRHGMMRARAMDTISAGFAGSCDGTLTAGTILDAIARLLDADEVAVRSGATEWLRPLVEQGFLIPAE is encoded by the coding sequence GTGAGCATCACTCCACTTCCGCCGCCCGTCGCCGGCCTCGGCGCCCCCCGTCTGCGGGAGGCGTTGCTGGCCGCCTCGTTCACGCCCGATGGTCTCCTCGACCTGCTCGGTGCCCCCGCCCATGCCGCCCTCGCGCGCGGCGAGACCGTGCCGGCCCGGCGCGCCACGCGCGGAGTCGACGCTCCGTCGGCCGTGCTGACGCGGCTGTTCTTGCTGCGGCGGCCCGTTCCGCTGGCCGAGGCCCGGCACGCGCTGCCGCTCGACGCGGCGCTCGGCGACGGCTGGCTGGCGCGCGACGGCGACGAGGTGCGCGCGACCGTGGACGTGCGCCCCTACGCGGGCGATGACGGCCAGGACTGGTGGATCGTCTCCGACGCGCTCGGACACCGGGGCGAGGCCCGGGACATCGTGCTCGGCGTCGGCGGCGCGTCCACCACGCTCGCCGGGCTGACGCCCCGCCACCCCGTCGGCCGGGTGCTCGACCTGGGCACCGGCTGTGGCGTCCAGGCCCTGCACGCCACCCGGCACGCCGCCCGGGTGACCGCCACCGACGTCAACCCCCGCGCCCTGCGCATGGCCGCCCTCACCCTCGCCCTCTCCGGCGCCCCGGCCGCCGACCTGCGCGAAGGGTCGCTCTTCGAGCCGGTGAAGGACGAGGAGAACGCCTACGACCTCATCGTCTCCAATCCCCCGTTCGTCATCTCGCCCACCCGGGCCGGGGACGGCGGCGGCCTGACCTATCGCGACGGCGGCATGGCGGGCGACGAGCTGTGCCGCACGGTCGTGCGGGAGTCGGCCGCCCACCTCGCGGACGGCGGCTGGTGCCAGCTCCTGGCCAACTGGCAGCAGGTCGACGGCGAGGACTGGCGCGAGCGCGTCGCCGACTGGGTGCCGCCCGGCTGCGACGCGTGGATCGTGCGCCGCGAGGAGCAGGACGTCACCCAGTACACCGAGCTGTGGCTGCGCGACGCCGGGGCGCACCGCGGCGACCAAGCAGCGTACGAGGAGGCGTACGCGGCCTGGCTGGAGGAGTTCGCCGCCCGCCGCACCCACGCGGTCGGCTTCGGCTGGATCACGCTGCGCAAGTCGGGCGCCGCGCGCCCGTCCCTGGTGATCGAGGACTGGCCGCACACCGTCGAACAGCCACTCGGCGACACGATCCGGACGCATTTCGCGCGGCGGGACTTCCTCCGCGCTCACGACGACGCCGCGCTGCTGCGCGCCCGTTACGTCCTCGCCGACGGCGTCGTCCAGGAGCAGCTCGGCACCCCCGGCGACGAGGACCCCGAGCACGTGGTGCTGCGACAGCGGCACGGCATGATGCGGGCCCGCGCCATGGACACGATCAGCGCGGGTTTCGCCGGAAGCTGTGACGGGACACTCACCGCCGGCACGATCCTCGACGCGATCGCACGGTTGCTCGACGCGGACGAGGTAGCCGTGCGTAGTGGGGCGACGGAATGGCTGCGGCCCCTGGTTGAACAGGGCTTTCTGATCCCGGCGGAGTGA
- a CDS encoding DNA polymerase III subunit delta', with amino-acid sequence MAVWDDLVGQDRVTEQLAAAARDAHGYVATAASGEEPELSGSAMTHAWLFTGPPGSGRSTAARAFAAALQCVSPDLALGGRPGCGFCDGCHTALIGTHADVEVIRTDLLTIGVKETRELVRRAQLSPAGGRWQAIVMEDADRLTEGAGNVLLKAIEEPAPRTVWLLCAPSTEDVLPTIRSRCRHLALRTPPVAAVAEILIRRDGIEPDVAAAVAQATQGHIGRARRLATDEQARVRRAAVLRLPERLTDIGGCLRAAQELVDAAAADAKQLAEELDEKETGELRAALGAAEGKRLPRGTAGAMKELEDRQKRRATRTQRDALDLALTDLTAFYRDVLARQFGSAVALALAGGESAAAVDRIAASSRPEQTLRRMEAVLDCRRALDRNVAPLLAVEAMTMALR; translated from the coding sequence ATGGCGGTCTGGGACGACCTGGTCGGACAGGATCGGGTGACGGAGCAGCTCGCCGCGGCGGCGCGTGACGCGCACGGGTATGTCGCGACGGCGGCGAGCGGCGAGGAGCCGGAGCTGTCGGGTTCGGCGATGACGCACGCCTGGCTGTTCACCGGCCCGCCCGGCTCGGGCCGGTCCACGGCGGCGCGGGCGTTCGCCGCGGCCCTGCAGTGCGTCAGCCCCGACCTCGCGCTGGGCGGTCGGCCCGGCTGCGGCTTCTGCGACGGCTGCCACACCGCCCTCATCGGCACGCACGCCGACGTCGAGGTGATCCGCACCGATCTGCTCACCATCGGCGTCAAGGAGACCCGCGAGCTGGTCCGCAGGGCCCAGCTCTCGCCGGCCGGCGGACGGTGGCAGGCCATCGTGATGGAGGACGCCGACCGCCTCACCGAAGGCGCGGGGAACGTGCTGCTGAAGGCCATCGAGGAGCCCGCCCCGCGCACGGTGTGGCTGCTGTGCGCCCCCTCGACGGAGGACGTGCTGCCCACCATCCGCTCCCGCTGCCGCCACCTCGCGCTGCGCACGCCCCCGGTGGCCGCCGTCGCCGAGATCCTGATCCGCCGCGACGGCATCGAGCCTGACGTCGCGGCGGCCGTCGCCCAGGCGACGCAGGGCCACATCGGGCGCGCGAGGCGGCTGGCCACCGACGAGCAGGCCCGCGTCCGCCGGGCCGCCGTGCTGCGGCTTCCCGAGCGGCTGACGGACATCGGCGGCTGTCTGCGCGCCGCGCAGGAGCTGGTGGACGCCGCGGCGGCGGACGCCAAGCAGCTCGCCGAGGAGCTCGACGAGAAGGAGACCGGGGAGCTGCGCGCGGCGCTCGGCGCCGCCGAGGGCAAGCGCCTGCCGCGCGGTACCGCGGGCGCGATGAAGGAGTTGGAGGACCGGCAGAAGCGTCGCGCCACCCGCACCCAGCGGGACGCGCTGGATCTCGCCCTCACCGACCTCACCGCCTTCTACCGGGACGTGCTGGCACGCCAGTTCGGCTCGGCCGTCGCCCTCGCTCTCGCCGGCGGGGAGAGCGCGGCGGCGGTGGACCGTATCGCCGCCTCGTCCCGTCCCGAGCAGACGCTGCGGCGGATGGAGGCCGTTCTCGACTGCCGCCGTGCCCTCGACCGGAACGTCGCGCCGCTGCTCGCCGTGGAGGCGATGACGATGGCCCTGCGGTGA